GGCGCGAGGCGCTATCCCGCCCGTTCACTTGCGAAAGCCCGTGAGCGCCCGCTGTGGGGCGCTCACTGGAACGTGGAGGTGGGTGGGGCGTTCTGGAGGTGTACGGCGGCCAGCCCGCCGGCTGGCCGGACTCTCGGGCGGAGGCGGTCGCGGTGAGTCGTGCGGAAGGCGGCCCTTCACTTGACCTAGGTAGGAACGATTCAACAAGCCCTGAGACCGACGAGAACGGCCGGTACGACTGTCGGCACGTCTATCAGAACTTCGAGTTCGAGAACGAGGACGGCGACACCTCGGCGTACCGCTGTGGCTCGTGGGAGTGCTACTGTTGCGGCTACAGGATGCGCCAGAATCTGATTGAGGAAATCAAGCGTATCACGGCTGAACGCCCGGAAATGTCGCGGTTGCTCACGCTCACGCTCGACCCGGCCAAAGCGCCGTCGAATCAGGACCGCCAGCATAAGTACATCACCGAACGGTGGAACGCGCTTAGAACCCGTCTAAAGCGGGAAATCGGAGACTTCAGTTACATTTGGGTGCGCGAGGAACAGGAGAACGGACTCCCGCACCTGCACGCCATCGTCTCGCGCTACCTGCCCTCAGGCGACCGTCTCGACCGCGTGGAGTGAGCTAGGCGGTGGCGAGGTCGTGGACATCCAGAAGATAGAACGCGCCGACAACGCCGCCCACTACGTTGGCAAGTACCTCACGAAAGACGCACTCTCAGGGCTTCCAGACGGGATACAGCGGTATAACAGCAGTTCGGACCTAACGCTAGACGTTCGCGGAAACAAGGACAACGGCGATACCGGCGA
This Halobacterium zhouii DNA region includes the following protein-coding sequences:
- a CDS encoding rolling circle replication-associated protein — protein: MYGGQPAGWPDSRAEAVAVSRAEGGPSLDLGRNDSTSPETDENGRYDCRHVYQNFEFENEDGDTSAYRCGSWECYCCGYRMRQNLIEEIKRITAERPEMSRLLTLTLDPAKAPSNQDRQHKYITERWNALRTRLKREIGDFSYIWVREEQENGLPHLHAIVSRYLPSGDRLDRVE